The proteins below come from a single Beutenbergia cavernae DSM 12333 genomic window:
- a CDS encoding MarR family winged helix-turn-helix transcriptional regulator: MSSMRASAQAWESLLRAQSGLMRAFEADGDFAPLSPREYDVLLQLAEAGPDGLRLGDLAEQTLLPQPSMSRMIDRLTSRGLVRRAASPGDRRGVLVVLTPAGADLQARAARRHLRSMHAYLGGTLTGDELDTLTRLCERLRDGVTAVGAQAPHDERRSA, from the coding sequence ATGAGCAGCATGCGCGCCTCGGCCCAGGCCTGGGAGTCCCTCCTACGGGCCCAGTCCGGCCTCATGCGTGCGTTCGAGGCCGACGGCGACTTCGCGCCGCTGAGCCCGCGGGAGTACGACGTCCTGCTGCAGCTGGCGGAGGCCGGCCCGGACGGGCTGCGCCTCGGCGACCTCGCCGAGCAGACGCTGCTCCCGCAGCCGAGCATGTCGCGGATGATCGACCGGCTGACGTCGCGCGGCCTCGTCCGGCGTGCGGCGTCGCCGGGCGACCGGCGGGGAGTGCTCGTGGTGCTCACCCCGGCCGGGGCCGACCTCCAGGCGCGGGCGGCACGCCGGCACCTGCGCAGCATGCACGCCTACCTCGGCGGCACGCTCACCGGCGACGAGCTGGATACCCTCACGCGGCTGTGCGAACGCCTGCGGGACGGCGTCACAGCTGTCGGCGCCCAGGCGCCGCACGACGAACGGAGAAGCGCATGA
- a CDS encoding CE1759 family FMN reductase has translation MKTQATSGTGAAADAGRRPVRLVALSGGLGYPSSTRTLTDLLTSAVADRLAGDGQEVLTTTVEVRDVAQDAVAETLLGLRSEPLAAALAEVEDADALIVASPVFRGSYAGVFKAVVDLLDPLAMRGKPVLLAATSGSARHTLMADHALRPLMSYFGTLTVPTAVVATPEEFAFGTRPVDGLRVRIDRAADELADLTRVRVRARSGA, from the coding sequence ATGAAGACGCAGGCGACCTCGGGCACCGGGGCGGCGGCGGACGCGGGGCGGCGGCCCGTCCGCCTCGTCGCGCTGAGCGGTGGGCTCGGCTACCCCTCGAGCACCCGCACGCTGACCGACCTGCTGACGAGCGCCGTCGCCGACCGGCTGGCCGGGGACGGTCAGGAGGTGCTGACGACGACCGTCGAAGTCCGCGACGTCGCCCAGGACGCCGTCGCCGAGACCCTGCTCGGGCTGCGCAGCGAACCGCTCGCCGCCGCGCTCGCCGAGGTCGAGGACGCCGACGCCCTGATCGTCGCGAGCCCCGTGTTCCGTGGGTCGTACGCGGGCGTGTTCAAGGCGGTCGTCGACCTGCTCGACCCCCTCGCGATGCGGGGCAAGCCGGTGCTTCTCGCCGCGACGAGCGGCAGCGCCCGGCACACGCTCATGGCCGACCACGCCCTCCGACCCCTGATGTCGTACTTCGGCACGCTGACGGTGCCGACAGCCGTCGTCGCGACACCGGAGGAGTTCGCGTTCGGGACGCGTCCGGTCGACGGCCTCCGGGTGCGGATCGACCGGGCCGCCGACGAGCTCGCCGACCTGACGCGGGTGCGGGTCCGCGCCCGCTCCGGCGCCTGA
- a CDS encoding LLM class flavin-dependent oxidoreductase — protein MQFGIFTVGDVTRDPTTGRTPTEAERIDAMVTIAQHAEDVGLDVFATGEHHNPPFVPSSPTTMLGYIAARTERLILSTSTTLITTNDPVKIAEDFAMLQHLAKGRVDVMLGRGNTAPVYPWFGKDIRQAIPLTVENYHLLRELWDHDVVTWEGRSRTPLQQFTATPRPLDGVAPFVWHGSIRSPQIAELAAIHGDGFFANNIFWPKEHFQQLVGLYRERYEHHGQGSADQAIVGLGGQVFMRRNSQDAVNEFRPYFDHAPVYGGGPSLEEFTEATPLTVGSPQEVIDSTLSFRETFGDYQRQLFLMDHAGLPLKTVLEQLDLLGGEVIPVLRREMDGMRPAHVPGGPRHAARVAARESAGGTTPSALIAEDTVTGRAPAAERA, from the coding sequence ATGCAGTTCGGCATCTTCACGGTCGGCGACGTGACGCGTGACCCCACGACGGGTCGGACCCCCACGGAGGCGGAACGGATCGACGCGATGGTGACGATCGCCCAGCACGCGGAGGACGTCGGGCTCGACGTGTTCGCGACGGGGGAGCACCACAACCCGCCGTTCGTGCCGTCGTCGCCGACCACGATGCTCGGGTACATCGCCGCCCGGACCGAGCGCCTCATCCTCTCGACGTCGACGACGCTCATCACCACGAACGACCCGGTGAAGATCGCCGAGGACTTCGCGATGCTCCAGCACCTCGCGAAGGGCCGCGTCGACGTCATGCTCGGCCGCGGGAACACGGCGCCCGTGTACCCCTGGTTCGGCAAGGACATCCGGCAGGCCATCCCGCTGACCGTCGAGAACTATCACCTGCTGCGCGAGCTGTGGGACCACGACGTCGTCACGTGGGAGGGTCGTTCGCGCACGCCGCTCCAGCAGTTCACCGCCACACCGCGCCCGCTGGACGGCGTCGCACCGTTCGTGTGGCACGGGTCGATCCGCTCACCGCAGATCGCCGAGCTCGCCGCGATCCACGGCGACGGCTTCTTCGCGAACAACATCTTCTGGCCGAAGGAGCACTTCCAGCAGCTCGTCGGTCTCTACCGGGAGCGTTACGAGCACCACGGCCAGGGCAGCGCGGACCAGGCGATCGTCGGGCTCGGCGGGCAGGTGTTCATGCGGAGGAACAGCCAGGACGCCGTGAACGAGTTCCGGCCCTACTTCGACCATGCGCCCGTGTACGGCGGCGGCCCGAGCCTCGAGGAGTTCACCGAGGCGACGCCGCTGACCGTCGGCAGCCCGCAGGAGGTCATCGACTCCACGCTGTCGTTCAGGGAGACGTTCGGTGACTACCAGCGCCAGCTGTTCCTCATGGACCACGCCGGCCTGCCGCTGAAGACCGTGCTCGAGCAGCTCGACCTGCTGGGCGGCGAGGTGATCCCGGTCCTGCGGCGGGAGATGGACGGGATGCGGCCGGCCCACGTCCCCGGTGGGCCGAGGCACGCCGCGCGGGTCGCCGCTCGGGAGTCCGCCGGGGGCACGACGCCGTCGGCGCTGATCGCCGAGGACACGGTGACCGGTCGGGCGCCGGCGGCGGAGCGGGCATGA
- a CDS encoding hemolysin family protein: MTEVLLLLLAMALVAACGGFVAAEFSFITVGRAQVESAAERGDKRAAGVLVALRTLSTQLSGAQVGITVTNLAIGFLAEPAISELIRPLLERTDLSESAISTTAITIGLVAATVITMVFGELVPKNLAIARPMATARAVAGFQRGFTKAVAWPIRFFNGTANRILRAMGIEPQEELASARSAEELTALVRHSAKEGTLAHDTAELVERSLAFGDRRARDAMTPRSRMVTLAPDDPVSELIARSKATGHSRFPVVDVVEQDGHTEARVAGIVHVRAALSVPFERRTSTPVSSVLAPATFVPDSIELDELMDDLREGGLQMALLIDEFGSLAGLVTLEDLVEEIVGEVRDEHDYDEPEPARDGNGGWVLSGLMRIDEASDVVDCALPEDEAYDTLGGLVTTELGRFAEVGDTVVVDAKHVPGVPDRRIELEVLAIDARRVDTVHLAIVERDGDAAPAGGEEE, encoded by the coding sequence GTGACCGAAGTCCTGCTCCTTCTCCTGGCCATGGCTCTCGTGGCCGCCTGCGGCGGATTCGTCGCCGCAGAGTTCTCGTTCATCACCGTCGGCCGCGCCCAGGTCGAGTCGGCCGCGGAGCGCGGCGACAAGCGGGCAGCCGGCGTCCTCGTCGCCCTGCGGACGCTCTCGACCCAGCTGTCGGGCGCACAGGTCGGCATCACCGTGACGAACCTCGCGATCGGGTTCCTGGCGGAGCCCGCGATCTCGGAGCTCATCCGACCCCTGCTCGAGCGCACCGACCTCAGCGAGTCGGCGATCTCGACGACGGCGATCACGATCGGGCTGGTCGCCGCGACGGTGATCACGATGGTGTTCGGCGAGCTCGTCCCGAAGAACCTCGCGATCGCCCGCCCGATGGCCACCGCTCGCGCCGTGGCCGGATTCCAGCGCGGCTTCACGAAGGCCGTCGCCTGGCCGATCCGCTTCTTCAACGGGACGGCCAACCGGATCCTGCGGGCCATGGGCATCGAGCCGCAGGAGGAGCTCGCCTCGGCCCGCTCCGCCGAGGAGCTCACGGCGCTCGTCCGGCACTCCGCGAAGGAGGGCACGCTCGCCCACGACACCGCCGAGCTCGTCGAGCGTTCGCTCGCGTTCGGCGACCGGCGCGCCCGCGACGCGATGACGCCGCGCTCCCGGATGGTCACGCTCGCACCGGACGATCCCGTGTCGGAGCTCATCGCCCGATCGAAGGCGACGGGTCACTCCCGGTTCCCGGTGGTGGACGTCGTCGAGCAGGACGGGCACACGGAGGCCCGCGTGGCGGGGATCGTGCACGTCCGAGCCGCGCTCTCCGTCCCGTTCGAGCGGCGCACGAGCACACCCGTCTCCTCGGTCCTCGCTCCCGCGACGTTCGTCCCCGACTCCATCGAGCTCGACGAGCTCATGGACGATCTCCGCGAGGGCGGGCTGCAGATGGCCCTCCTCATCGACGAGTTCGGCTCCCTCGCCGGTCTCGTCACGCTCGAGGATCTGGTCGAGGAGATCGTCGGCGAGGTGCGCGACGAGCACGACTACGACGAGCCGGAGCCCGCGCGCGACGGGAACGGCGGGTGGGTGCTCTCGGGCCTCATGCGCATCGACGAGGCGTCCGACGTCGTGGACTGCGCGCTGCCGGAGGACGAGGCGTACGACACGCTGGGCGGCCTCGTGACGACAGAGCTCGGGCGGTTCGCGGAGGTCGGCGACACCGTCGTCGTGGATGCGAAGCACGTGCCGGGCGTCCCCGACCGCAGGATCGAGCTCGAGGTCCTCGCGATCGACGCGCGACGCGTCGACACCGTGCACCTGGCGATCGTCGAGCGCGACGGCGACGCGGCACCTGCGGGCGGTGAGGAGGAGTGA